A genomic stretch from Thermodesulfobacteriota bacterium includes:
- a CDS encoding inorganic phosphate transporter, with product MPDVLLLTALVVAVALLFDFTNGWNDSANAIATVVSTRVLSPFQAVMFAAVLNFLGAYLSTRVAKTIGGDITDPATITQTAVLTAMITAAGWTALMTRLGLPISASHSLIGGIIGATVSAKGFAALKLDGVFKILLALIISPVLGFLVGAFLMYCLTWLFHRSSPYKINRYFGKLQLVSAGFMALSHGTNDAQKVMGVITIALVSGGFLDKIEVPFWVITACATVMALGTALGGWKVIRTLGVNLLKLKPIHGFAAETSASIVLLGAASLGMPVSTTHVIASSIMGVGSSIRFSAVRWGIARDIILAWIFTLPVCAIVAGLLFQLIGLI from the coding sequence ATGCCTGATGTGCTTTTATTGACTGCATTGGTTGTAGCAGTCGCCCTTTTATTTGACTTCACAAACGGTTGGAACGACTCGGCTAATGCAATTGCCACGGTGGTATCGACGAGGGTTCTTTCCCCCTTTCAAGCGGTGATGTTCGCCGCGGTTTTGAACTTTTTAGGTGCATACTTGAGCACCAGGGTGGCAAAAACAATAGGCGGTGATATCACCGACCCCGCTACCATCACTCAAACCGCAGTTTTAACTGCCATGATCACTGCTGCCGGGTGGACGGCGCTTATGACTAGGCTGGGGCTTCCGATCAGCGCATCTCATTCGTTGATCGGCGGGATCATCGGGGCTACCGTCTCAGCAAAAGGTTTTGCGGCACTTAAACTTGACGGTGTCTTCAAAATACTCCTTGCTCTTATTATCTCTCCTGTCCTCGGTTTTTTGGTGGGGGCTTTCTTGATGTATTGTCTTACCTGGCTTTTCCACCGCTCCTCTCCATACAAGATCAATAGATATTTCGGAAAGCTCCAGTTGGTTTCTGCCGGATTCATGGCGTTAAGCCACGGCACTAACGATGCACAAAAGGTTATGGGAGTGATAACTATAGCCCTGGTGAGCGGGGGTTTTCTCGATAAGATAGAGGTGCCATTCTGGGTAATAACCGCATGTGCCACGGTGATGGCTCTGGGAACCGCTTTAGGCGGGTGGAAGGTGATAAGAACCCTTGGAGTCAACCTCCTGAAACTGAAGCCCATTCACGGCTTTGCCGCGGAGACTTCGGCATCGATCGTGCTTCTAGGGGCCGCATCACTGGGAATGCCGGTGAGCACGACACACGTGATTGCATCCTCGATAATGGGCGTAGGCTCTTCCATAAGATTTTCTGCGGTTAGGTGGGGAATCGCTAGGGATATCATATTAGCCTGGATTTTTACCCTCCCGGTATGTGCTATCGTAGCTGGATTGCTCTTTCAGTTGATTGGTTTAATATAA
- the gltX gene encoding glutamate--tRNA ligase, translating to MEVRARFAPSPTGALHIGGARTAIFNWLFARHYQGKFILRIEDTDRTRSTEESIAEILDAMTWLGLDWDEGPFRQSDRLSIYQGYVNELLQSGKAYRCYCTPEELEARRKEAQSQGRVYRYEGKCRGLESHPSDKPFAIRLLVPEEGIIKVEDLIRGTITFDAKEIDDFVIQKTDGFPTYNFAVVIDDVTMKITHVLRGDDHIANTPKQILIYQALGYEAPKFAHVSMILGPDKTKLSKRHGATSTIAYREMGYLPEALVNYLARLGWSHGDQEIFSKEELVEKFTLENVGKSPAVFNPEKLLWLNGWYIRNKPAEEIAKLVIPFLDKKGFKVTQDKKLIKIVESLRERAKTLVDLADSADYFFLEEVKYEEAARKKFLTPEVIPLFEILIDKLSSLNDFTAPELQKIFGEIIEKKELKMVQLAQPVRVALTGGTVSPGIFEVMEILGKEKVIGRLKSAVQAISRC from the coding sequence ATGGAAGTAAGAGCAAGATTTGCCCCGAGCCCCACCGGGGCGCTTCATATCGGCGGTGCCCGGACGGCCATATTCAACTGGCTCTTTGCCAGGCATTATCAGGGGAAATTCATCCTCAGGATAGAAGATACCGACCGCACCCGCTCTACTGAAGAGTCCATCGCCGAAATACTGGACGCCATGACCTGGCTTGGTCTTGACTGGGATGAGGGGCCGTTCAGGCAATCGGATAGGTTATCCATTTATCAAGGCTACGTTAATGAGCTTCTTCAGTCGGGTAAAGCCTACAGATGTTATTGCACCCCGGAGGAGCTTGAAGCCAGGAGAAAAGAGGCACAGAGCCAGGGAAGGGTATATAGGTACGAGGGAAAATGTAGGGGTCTAGAGTCCCATCCTTCCGACAAGCCATTCGCCATTCGACTCCTAGTACCGGAAGAAGGAATTATAAAAGTAGAAGATTTAATAAGAGGCACTATTACCTTCGATGCCAAAGAGATTGACGATTTCGTCATCCAAAAAACGGACGGGTTTCCCACCTATAATTTCGCCGTGGTCATCGATGACGTAACCATGAAAATAACCCATGTCCTACGGGGAGACGACCACATAGCCAATACCCCGAAGCAGATTCTTATCTACCAGGCTCTTGGTTATGAAGCTCCTAAGTTTGCCCACGTCTCTATGATTCTCGGGCCAGATAAAACCAAACTGAGCAAAAGGCACGGTGCTACTTCGACCATTGCCTATAGAGAAATGGGGTATCTTCCGGAGGCACTGGTGAATTATTTAGCCCGCCTCGGCTGGTCCCACGGAGACCAGGAAATTTTTTCTAAAGAGGAGTTAGTCGAGAAATTCACGCTTGAAAATGTGGGGAAATCCCCAGCAGTTTTTAACCCGGAGAAACTCCTCTGGCTGAACGGTTGGTACATAAGAAATAAACCCGCAGAGGAGATTGCTAAGCTGGTTATTCCTTTCCTCGATAAGAAGGGATTTAAGGTCACACAAGATAAAAAGCTTATAAAAATCGTGGAGAGCTTAAGGGAAAGAGCTAAGACCCTCGTCGACCTGGCCGACTCTGCAGACTACTTCTTCTTAGAGGAAGTTAAATACGAGGAAGCAGCCAGGAAGAAGTTTCTCACGCCTGAAGTAATTCCGCTTTTTGAAATCCTGATAGATAAACTCTCTTCTCTCAACGACTTTACCGCTCCCGAATTACAAAAGATATTTGGAGAGATTATCGAAAAGAAAGAACTAAAGATGGTTCAGCTTGCCCAGCCGGTAAGGGTCGCCCTAACCGGAGGAACGGTAAGTCCCGGAATATTTGAAGTCATGGAGATTCTGGGGAAAGAGAAGGTCATAGGAAGATTAAAAAGCGCCGTCCAGGCTATTTCCCGTTGCTGA
- a CDS encoding glutaredoxin domain-containing protein → MSRVRVFTTAYCSFCYAAKALLDRKGIRYEEIDVSKDPAMKRKVMDEIGWKTVPIILIDGKLIGGFQDLKALDIEKKLDEMLK, encoded by the coding sequence TTGAGCAGAGTTCGAGTTTTTACGACAGCCTATTGTTCCTTTTGCTATGCGGCAAAAGCCCTTCTCGACCGTAAGGGAATAAGATATGAAGAAATTGACGTCTCGAAAGACCCAGCCATGAAAAGAAAAGTGATGGATGAAATAGGCTGGAAGACAGTGCCGATCATTCTTATTGACGGCAAACTAATCGGCGGCTTTCAAGACCTGAAGGCCCTGGATATAGAGAAAAAACTGGATGAAATGCTTAAATAA
- a CDS encoding 3-hydroxybutyryl-CoA dehydrogenase has translation MKRVGVVGAGTMGSGIAQVVASSGREVVLLDVSDSALDRGMTAIKNSMARFVKKGEMSEEDSKSILSRIYVTKMYSDLSDVDLVIEAIFENLEIKKETFTSLDASTRPEIVLATNTSSLSIVEIAVSTKRPDKVVGMHFFNPAPVMKLVEVIKALTTSDETFEFACEFAKSLGKESVKTKDVPGFIVNRVLMPMLNEAVFALQDGVGSAEDIDKAMKLGTNQPLGPLALIDLIGLDVTLDVIDVLYKEFRDPKFRAAPLLRQMVRAGWLGRKTGRGFYKY, from the coding sequence GTGAAAAGGGTTGGCGTCGTCGGAGCAGGAACAATGGGTTCTGGAATCGCTCAGGTGGTGGCTTCGTCCGGCAGGGAGGTCGTTTTATTGGACGTTTCCGATTCCGCGCTCGACCGGGGAATGACCGCCATAAAGAACAGCATGGCCAGGTTCGTAAAAAAGGGTGAGATGAGCGAAGAGGACAGCAAGTCTATTCTCTCCAGGATTTACGTTACCAAGATGTATAGCGATTTATCCGATGTGGATTTGGTAATAGAGGCTATTTTTGAGAACTTGGAGATAAAGAAAGAGACCTTTACCAGTCTGGACGCCTCTACCCGGCCGGAGATTGTCCTGGCTACCAATACCTCCTCGCTTTCTATAGTGGAGATAGCGGTAAGCACCAAAAGACCGGATAAAGTAGTAGGGATGCACTTCTTTAATCCTGCGCCTGTTATGAAGCTGGTAGAGGTAATAAAAGCCCTCACCACATCCGACGAGACTTTCGAGTTTGCTTGCGAGTTTGCAAAATCCCTGGGGAAGGAATCAGTTAAGACCAAGGACGTACCCGGGTTCATCGTAAACCGGGTTCTCATGCCTATGCTCAACGAGGCCGTGTTTGCCCTTCAGGACGGGGTGGGCAGTGCCGAAGATATAGATAAGGCTATGAAGCTCGGGACAAATCAACCGCTCGGTCCGCTTGCGCTCATCGACCTCATCGGGCTCGATGTAACACTGGATGTGATAGACGTTTTATACAAGGAGTTCCGGGACCCGAAGTTCCGCGCCGCTCCCCTTTTACGCCAGATGGTTCGCGCCGGATGGCTGGGAAGGAAGACGGGTAGAGGGTTCTATAAATACTGA
- a CDS encoding DUF47 family protein yields MVRFFPKEEKFFDYFDQASEKIVNGVGLFKNMMQDLSHAEEKARAIKDVEHEADHITHETVSKLHTTFVTPIDRESIYNLITRLDDILDLIDSACERVFLYKIKSSTPEALALIGILERAIAQVAKGVGELRNIKNPRTILDICIEINRLENEGDRTFRNALSILFNSTSEPIEIIKWKDIYETLEDAIDICEDVANILEGIVLEHA; encoded by the coding sequence ATGGTTAGATTTTTCCCAAAAGAGGAGAAGTTCTTCGACTATTTCGACCAGGCATCGGAAAAGATAGTGAATGGAGTAGGGCTTTTTAAAAATATGATGCAGGATTTATCTCATGCCGAAGAAAAGGCCAGGGCTATAAAAGACGTTGAGCACGAAGCGGATCATATAACCCATGAGACCGTGTCCAAATTACACACCACGTTTGTCACTCCTATCGACCGCGAGTCCATTTACAACCTTATAACCAGGCTAGACGATATTCTTGATCTGATCGATTCTGCCTGTGAGAGGGTTTTCCTCTACAAGATAAAGAGCTCTACACCGGAAGCTTTGGCTTTAATTGGCATACTAGAGAGGGCTATAGCACAGGTGGCAAAAGGAGTGGGCGAACTACGGAATATAAAAAACCCCCGCACCATCCTGGACATCTGTATAGAAATCAACCGGCTCGAAAACGAGGGGGATAGAACCTTCAGGAATGCGCTATCAATTTTATTTAATTCAACCTCCGAACCTATAGAGATAATCAAATGGAAGGATATCTACGAGACGCTCGAAGATGCCATAGACATCTGCGAAGATGTGGCAAACATACTGGAAGGAATAGTGCTTGAGCATGCCTGA
- the accC gene encoding acetyl-CoA carboxylase biotin carboxylase subunit, protein MFKKILIANRGEIAIRIIRACRELGIKTVAVYSDADRRSLHVAMADEAYHIGPPAPGESYLVIEKIIDVAKRSGAEAIHPGYGFLSEKEAFAEACEREGIIFIGPSSEAIRLMGDKITARKIAQKAKVPLVPGSDGAVTDVEAKGVAKRIGFPVMIKASAGGGGKGMRLVRKQEEFESALRMARSEAHSAFGDDSVYIEKFVEQPRHVEIQVIGDSHGNILHLFERECSVQRRHQKVIEEAPSPAISPKTRKKMGEVAVRIAKAVSYRGAGTIEFIMDQKENFYFLEMNTRVQVEHPVTEMITAFDIVKWMIRIAAGEKLPFKQKDISMKGHALECRVYAEDPKTKFLPSPGKLEYVKAPSGPGIRDDSAIYSGYEVTPFYDPMLSKLVVWADTRKEAINKMRNALREYVVLGVKTNIGFLGRVMENDEFIQGKIDTGFIDRHPELLESNGNNLQYALIAAAIAMRNSTKEVESSKDTPVSNWKLFARKLAVSGNSLL, encoded by the coding sequence ATGTTCAAAAAGATTCTCATCGCTAACAGAGGGGAAATCGCCATCCGGATTATCCGGGCATGTCGGGAATTAGGAATTAAGACCGTGGCGGTATACTCCGATGCCGACCGCCGTTCCCTTCATGTGGCCATGGCGGACGAGGCCTATCATATCGGCCCTCCCGCTCCGGGAGAAAGCTACTTGGTGATAGAAAAGATAATCGATGTAGCAAAGCGCTCCGGTGCAGAGGCCATTCACCCGGGATACGGCTTTCTCTCGGAGAAGGAAGCCTTTGCCGAGGCGTGCGAAAGGGAAGGAATCATATTCATAGGTCCTTCTTCCGAGGCCATACGGCTTATGGGAGATAAAATAACGGCGAGAAAAATAGCACAAAAGGCAAAAGTGCCACTGGTTCCGGGCTCGGATGGAGCAGTAACCGATGTCGAAGCCAAGGGTGTTGCCAAAAGGATAGGCTTTCCGGTGATGATAAAGGCCTCCGCCGGTGGAGGCGGAAAGGGGATGAGGCTTGTACGAAAACAGGAGGAATTCGAGAGTGCCCTGCGTATGGCTAGAAGCGAAGCCCATTCTGCATTTGGAGACGACTCGGTTTACATAGAAAAATTCGTCGAGCAGCCTCGTCACGTCGAGATTCAGGTGATAGGCGACTCACATGGCAATATTTTGCACCTCTTCGAGCGCGAATGCTCGGTTCAAAGGAGACACCAAAAGGTAATCGAAGAAGCCCCTTCCCCGGCTATAAGTCCTAAGACCAGAAAGAAGATGGGGGAGGTCGCGGTCAGAATAGCCAAGGCCGTTTCCTACCGCGGCGCTGGCACGATTGAGTTCATCATGGACCAAAAGGAGAATTTCTATTTCCTGGAGATGAACACCCGCGTGCAGGTAGAGCATCCGGTGACGGAGATGATCACCGCGTTTGACATCGTAAAGTGGATGATCAGGATTGCCGCCGGTGAAAAACTGCCTTTCAAACAAAAGGACATATCCATGAAGGGCCACGCGCTCGAATGCCGGGTATATGCGGAGGATCCCAAGACTAAGTTCCTTCCCTCCCCGGGAAAGCTGGAATATGTAAAAGCCCCCAGCGGACCGGGCATAAGGGACGATTCGGCCATATATAGCGGGTACGAGGTTACCCCTTTTTATGACCCCATGTTGTCAAAGCTGGTCGTTTGGGCGGACACCAGGAAAGAAGCGATAAATAAAATGAGAAACGCACTCAGAGAATACGTGGTACTGGGGGTGAAGACCAACATCGGCTTTCTGGGAAGGGTAATGGAGAACGACGAGTTCATCCAGGGTAAGATCGACACCGGTTTTATAGACCGCCATCCCGAACTCCTGGAGTCCAACGGAAATAACCTACAATACGCCCTCATTGCCGCGGCCATTGCCATGAGGAATTCGACAAAGGAAGTGGAGTCATCAAAAGACACACCGGTGTCTAACTGGAAGCTTTTTGCCAGAAAATTAGCC
- a CDS encoding carboxyl transferase domain-containing protein has product MKDKIALLEEKEREAELGGGEERIKKQHEMGKLTARERIDLLLDKGTFVELDKFVVHRCTDFDMHKKKYLGDGVVTGYGKIDGRQVFVFAQDFTVFGGSLGIAYAKKISKIMDLAMEVGAPVIGLNDSGGARIQEGVESLAGYADIFLRNVLSSGVVPQISAILGPCAGGAVYSPAMTDFILMVKDTSYMFITGPDVIKAVTHEEVSREELGGAMVHNSTSGVAHFAATDDRECLLLIRELLSFLPSNNMEDPPRIRSDDPADRRDTRLRGIVPENPNKPYDIKELIRGVVDDGFFFEIQEHFAQNIVIGFARMGGRVVGIVGNQPNVLAGCLDINASIKGARFVRFCDCFNIPLLTFVDVPGFLPGTAQEWGGIIKHGAKILYAYCEATVPKVTVITRKAYGGAYDVMSSKHLRGDINFAYPTAEIAVMGPEGAVNIIARREIEQAEDPAAERARLAAEYRETFANPYRAAELGYIDEIIRPEDTRPRVIAALEMLEGKRQTNPPKKHGNIPL; this is encoded by the coding sequence ATGAAGGACAAAATAGCACTTCTTGAGGAAAAAGAGAGGGAAGCGGAGTTAGGCGGAGGAGAAGAGAGAATCAAGAAGCAGCACGAGATGGGCAAACTCACGGCCAGGGAGCGGATAGACCTCCTTCTCGATAAGGGCACGTTTGTAGAGCTGGATAAGTTCGTGGTTCACCGCTGCACCGACTTTGATATGCACAAGAAGAAATACCTTGGCGACGGTGTAGTAACCGGGTATGGCAAGATCGACGGGCGTCAGGTGTTTGTCTTCGCTCAGGATTTTACCGTTTTTGGTGGTTCCCTGGGAATAGCCTACGCAAAGAAGATATCCAAGATCATGGACCTGGCCATGGAAGTGGGCGCCCCGGTAATCGGACTCAACGATTCCGGTGGCGCAAGGATACAAGAAGGCGTGGAAAGCCTGGCCGGGTATGCCGATATATTCTTAAGAAACGTCCTCAGCTCCGGTGTAGTTCCTCAAATCTCGGCTATCCTCGGCCCATGCGCCGGGGGAGCGGTCTATTCTCCGGCTATGACTGACTTCATTCTAATGGTTAAGGATACGAGCTATATGTTCATCACCGGGCCCGACGTTATCAAAGCGGTTACCCACGAAGAGGTAAGCAGGGAAGAACTAGGCGGGGCAATGGTTCACAATTCCACGAGCGGCGTAGCCCACTTTGCAGCAACGGACGACCGAGAGTGCCTTCTGCTGATTCGGGAGCTTTTGAGCTTCCTCCCCTCGAACAACATGGAAGACCCACCCAGAATCCGAAGCGACGACCCGGCGGACAGGCGTGATACCCGGCTTAGGGGGATAGTCCCCGAAAATCCGAACAAGCCCTATGACATCAAGGAGCTAATTAGAGGTGTAGTTGACGACGGATTCTTTTTTGAGATTCAAGAGCACTTCGCCCAAAACATAGTGATCGGCTTTGCCAGAATGGGCGGCCGGGTGGTGGGAATCGTGGGAAACCAGCCTAACGTGCTGGCCGGTTGTCTCGATATAAACGCCTCCATAAAGGGCGCCCGGTTCGTTAGATTTTGCGATTGCTTCAACATCCCCCTGCTCACCTTTGTCGACGTTCCCGGTTTTCTCCCGGGCACGGCCCAGGAATGGGGCGGGATCATCAAGCACGGCGCAAAGATTCTCTATGCCTACTGCGAAGCCACCGTGCCCAAGGTTACGGTCATAACCAGGAAGGCTTATGGCGGGGCTTACGACGTGATGTCGTCGAAACATTTAAGGGGTGATATCAACTTTGCTTATCCCACGGCGGAGATCGCCGTGATGGGCCCCGAAGGCGCGGTCAACATAATCGCCAGAAGAGAGATCGAGCAGGCTGAAGACCCTGCCGCGGAAAGGGCAAGACTGGCCGCGGAGTACAGAGAAACCTTCGCTAATCCTTATAGAGCGGCTGAACTGGGATATATCGACGAGATTATAAGGCCGGAGGATACAAGACCGCGGGTAATAGCGGCTTTAGAGATGCTTGAGGGGAAAAGGCAAACCAATCCCCCGAAAAAGCACGGGAATATACCGTTGTAA
- the coaE gene encoding dephospho-CoA kinase (Dephospho-CoA kinase (CoaE) performs the final step in coenzyme A biosynthesis.): MKVIGLTGNIACGKSVVARMFEELGAKIIDADRIARLVVEPGEPAWKEIVEKFGEGILNTDRTIDRNKLGEIVFNDDEKREELNRITHPRIIERIKGKIEEYRGEKAKVVMIEAALIVEKGGMKPLISDLIVVTADEETQIKRLTERSGLSREEALSRIRSQMPISEKVKHATYVIDNSGSLEHTRQQVEAIWKRIKP, encoded by the coding sequence ATGAAAGTGATAGGGCTTACCGGGAATATTGCCTGCGGGAAGAGCGTCGTAGCTAGAATGTTCGAGGAGCTTGGAGCCAAAATCATCGATGCCGACCGGATAGCCCGGTTGGTTGTCGAGCCGGGCGAACCTGCCTGGAAAGAAATAGTGGAGAAATTTGGGGAAGGAATTCTAAATACCGACAGAACTATCGACCGGAACAAGCTCGGAGAAATCGTCTTTAATGACGATGAAAAAAGAGAAGAGCTTAACCGGATTACCCATCCTAGGATCATTGAAAGAATAAAGGGAAAAATAGAAGAATACAGAGGAGAAAAGGCCAAGGTGGTGATGATTGAAGCGGCGCTGATAGTGGAAAAAGGGGGCATGAAGCCGCTTATTAGTGACCTAATAGTGGTTACCGCGGACGAGGAGACACAGATAAAGAGGTTAACCGAAAGGAGCGGGCTTTCCAGAGAAGAGGCGCTTTCGCGAATCAGGTCTCAGATGCCCATATCGGAGAAGGTAAAGCATGCAACCTACGTGATCGACAATTCAGGCAGTTTGGAGCATACCAGGCAACAGGTCGAAGCGATCTGGAAAAGGATAAAACCGTAA
- a CDS encoding tetratricopeptide repeat protein, protein MITFPRLLMNKMSFLPKVLASSLIILTIPLSHPEAKAQNSSVYIPSLNAKVTSFRFFEGPYTSLPQGQRVYENLFEKSKTRYIFWELALEHTPPPSRRINFTIVEVWYGPDNKVITTQNFNSFVEPGWSGSYLYHGYGWKEPGKWSTGTYRVDLYIEGAQVATGSFEIYAPTAPKRKEGKQTTIFGEADKVEEYSKQAEVYLEKGDIDNYNLTLDKLANAYSARGAFRYSKGDFKGALEDLNEALLINPKLVNTYLIRGYTRFELGDLNGAIQDYSQVILMEPDNAVAYRYRGVARLANKDSSGFDDLEIAAILYKKEGNEEGYQQVQEIIKRLKS, encoded by the coding sequence ATGATAACTTTTCCAAGATTACTTATGAATAAAATGTCATTTTTACCAAAAGTGCTTGCCAGTTCTCTGATAATCCTGACAATTCCGCTTTCCCACCCGGAGGCTAAAGCTCAGAACTCGTCCGTCTACATACCTTCGCTCAATGCAAAGGTGACGTCATTCCGTTTCTTTGAAGGGCCTTATACTTCGCTTCCACAAGGACAAAGGGTTTATGAAAACCTCTTCGAAAAATCGAAGACCAGATACATATTCTGGGAACTCGCTCTCGAACACACGCCCCCTCCTAGCCGACGCATCAACTTTACCATAGTGGAGGTTTGGTATGGACCTGACAACAAAGTCATCACCACACAGAATTTCAATAGTTTCGTAGAACCGGGCTGGTCCGGGTCTTATCTCTATCATGGCTATGGCTGGAAAGAGCCCGGGAAATGGTCCACCGGTACTTACCGGGTGGATTTATACATCGAGGGTGCACAGGTCGCAACCGGCTCGTTTGAAATCTATGCGCCTACAGCCCCGAAAAGAAAAGAAGGAAAGCAAACCACCATCTTCGGGGAAGCGGACAAAGTGGAAGAATACAGTAAACAAGCGGAAGTTTATTTAGAAAAAGGCGATATAGATAACTACAATCTCACCCTGGACAAGCTTGCCAATGCCTACTCCGCCCGTGGGGCTTTTCGCTACTCAAAAGGTGATTTTAAAGGAGCTCTTGAGGACCTGAATGAAGCCCTTCTCATCAATCCCAAGCTGGTAAACACATATCTGATTAGAGGTTACACCAGATTTGAGCTTGGTGATCTTAACGGAGCCATACAGGATTACAGCCAGGTCATCCTTATGGAACCGGATAATGCAGTGGCTTATCGTTACCGGGGTGTGGCCCGCCTTGCCAATAAAGATTCATCCGGTTTCGATGACCTGGAAATAGCAGCAATCCTGTATAAGAAAGAGGGTAATGAGGAGGGTTATCAGCAGGTGCAAGAAATCATTAAAAGGCTTAAGTCATAG